TTCCCAAACAGGACTTGTCCACAGGCGGCCACAGCGCAGTAGTAGGTCCCAGTTTGCTGTGAGCTCACGTTGTGTATGGGGAGGTTGTAGACACAGGGGTTGTTTGGACCGTCCGTGTTGCTCTCACACTGATCACTGCTGCCTCCATGGCTGTAAAGGAGTCCTGCTGCAGACTCTTCAGACTGTTTGAACCAGTGAACCCGGTGTTGTCCTACACAGCTGTCAGTCTGGACACTACAATGTAAAATGACAGAATGTCCTGGTTCTATTTCCTCATGAGGAGACTGACGGACCTCAGCTGTTGGGTGCAAACTCTTTACAATCACAGTGACACTTTCCTGAAAGTCACTTTGGTGTAAAAAGCTTCGCACACAGTGATACACAGCAGAATCAGAGCTGCTTACATTCATGATGGACAAGTCATTTTTATCATCGCCATAATCCATCTTGAAATGATTGTTGCTTCGAAATTCTTTATAAAATTCTCTGTTTTGGTCATACTTAAAGTAAGAAGAGATAAGTACTGGTTTCATGCCCCATTTTTGCCTGAACCAGTTAAGTTTAGCTCCGACCTCAGATGAAGT
The sequence above is drawn from the Periophthalmus magnuspinnatus isolate fPerMag1 chromosome 5, fPerMag1.2.pri, whole genome shotgun sequence genome and encodes:
- the LOC117370937 gene encoding uncharacterized protein LOC117370937: MTSDLEGLIVIPAASHSATNHPTLGCRSWHNVAIGTTSSATAEMKSSQNGLHKKGGFLAASFGDNITLRCTSSEVGAKLNWFRQKWGMKPVLISSYFKYDQNREFYKEFRSNNHFKMDYGDDKNDLSIMNVSSSDSAVYHCVRSFLHQSDFQESVTVIVKSLHPTAEVRQSPHEEIEPGHSVILHCSVQTDSCVGQHRVHWFKQSEESAAGLLYSHGGSSDQCESNTDGPNNPCVYNLPIHNVSSQQTGTYYCAVAACGQVLFGNGTRVNMKDAAATGHPVLYTLAGALTFTVVFVLLLALSLYNVMKKNKRQNRAPECEDNGSSSTTGNTQNEPDHLHYAALSINRKLRSQRNSDPVDCVYSRIQVLG